A section of the Falco biarmicus isolate bFalBia1 chromosome 3, bFalBia1.pri, whole genome shotgun sequence genome encodes:
- the FNDC10 gene encoding fibronectin type III domain-containing protein 10, which translates to MPSLLPPLLALLCLGASAAALRAPPAAGPAPAASPRRAGPEEPWCPYKVGAEGSADGRLCFRTPARGFQCAARACRAHRSPGGALVANVLRNGSVLLQWGPPRPAAGLRGFALNCSWDGTYTRFPCDSVELGAACRDYLLPEAHGSVRYRLCLQPRYAPPRPAPPAQCVEFRVEPAAMRDIVVAMTAVGGSICVMLVFICLLVAYITENLMSPALGPAAAAPRRA; encoded by the coding sequence ATGCCCAGCCTGCTGCCGCCCCTCCTCGCCCTGCTCTGCCTCGGCGCGTCGGCGGCCGCCCTGAgggcgccgcccgccgccgggccggcgCCCGCCGCCTcgccgcggcgggccgggcccgaGGAGCCGTGGTGCCCCTACAAGGTGGGCGCCGAGGGCTCGGCGGACGGGCGGCTCTGCTTCCGCACGCCGGCCCGCGGCTTCCAGTGCGCGGCGCGGGCCTGCCGCGCCCACCGCTCGCCGGGCGGCGCCTTGGTGGCCAACGTGCTGCGCAACGGCAGCgtgctgctgcagtgggggccgccgcgccccgccgccggcctcCGCGGCTTCGCGCTCAACTGCTCCTGGGACGGCACCTACACGCGCTTCCCCTGCGACAGCGTGGAGCTGGGCGCCGCCTGCCGCGACTACCTGCTGCCCGAGGCGCACGGCAGCGTGCGCTACCGCCTCTGCCTGCAGCCGCGCTAcgcgccgccgcgccccgcgccgcccgcccaGTGCGTGGAGTTCCGCGTGGAGCCGGCCGCCATGCGGGATATCGTCGTCGCCATGACGGCCGTGGGGGGCTCCATCTGCGTCATGCTCGTCTTCATCTGCCTCCTGGTGGCCTACATCACCGAGAACCTCATGAGCCCGGCCctcggcccggccgccgccgccccgcgccgtGCCTAG